The Podarcis muralis chromosome 16, rPodMur119.hap1.1, whole genome shotgun sequence genomic interval gatggcgaaaggaaccacgccagatgttgggaacgctttCATAATCGATACGGGGgcaacgaagcatctctgcccacacagacaactgttttcgacgttgaagaagcaaagcttcactgtgaaacaagccaacggtcaagaactggaagcgaccggaattggaactgtgtatcttgagagtctgaacttgactataagcgatgtttacctggttccagaactgagatttagtctgctgagtgcttcgcagattgctAAGAAGGgactaaaactgtactatgatgctaaaagatgcaagatctacaaagatggagaactgtttcttactgccaaagagaaagatggactgtatttgttgacttttgatcaaagtgattacatgaaatgtaatacttctgattctaacgaaatttctcttgcagatctgaccaacaaggacaccaagaaggtggctaagaaggtcgacagagcgtttcagcgggtgtatgctgatgtgattggtcctttagaaccatctagaggcggtgcaaaatattaccttttgtgtgttgattgttacactaattattcttgggtttatatgatgaagaaaccgcaggaaactttaggaaagtttcaggagttttgtgacaaggttaaaagtatgcatgatgctaacattgattgtcttttcacagatgacaagccagtttttcttttacaggatttccagaggttcctggatggaaaagggataagacacaaactagctagttctgaagaagcatggaagaaatgtgtctgtgtaaaagtgaacaaagaattgcagaaagggatgcatgcgcaattgcttagttcacatttaccacatgaatattgggccgagtcgctagcgtcctatcttcacgtgtggttgagaaaagtctcaacagagttgggatgttctccttttgagaagctgtttaatagaaaaccttctgttgcctattttaaggttttcgggtctcatgtgagaacagaagctccaagtggggtaaagaatgtcagaggcatttttgtgggttatgaaaaaggtctctatagagtaattttgtctgaatctggtcaggtgattctcacaaaatttctagagagtgctcctgaacaggagagagtgattgttcacactttttccacagatgattctgatgattctgatgatgatgagtttgatcttattgagttcagtggtactgatgatgacagcgatagctcagacagctcagttgtaacagtcattgagaggaaatctcaaattatgactagaccctcagaagagaaggatgaaccactgattaagcttagtactggttctccagagagttcagaggctgaaccagaaagcagagaagagaagcaactcttacgtaggtctgagagagcaacaaagggtgtaccacccaaaaGGTATTCAGaggagtttgctaaccttgcatatgttgctgttgtaaacgaccaaggacagattgaagcagtgtctgagtcagagacaaaggcacaacagaaagttgttaaccaaggtaatgcgaagtcacacaaccagagacgtacattggttaaaccagtggcgggtagttccaagggtggaactgaaacaacagggaaatgttataacaactgtttgttttcttctctggatgacgctttgctcgcagcaagcattgatactttagggggagtttgttattctaaagcaccaatgctgcagcaagcaaaggctccagcagctcagtctgctgcttgtggctggaaagccagacaggatgtttgtgactgttgccatggaaacaaaggggcagtccattctgtactgagcaccggatgttagctcagtgtgtgtgtcatatgacctgtactggaagtacttgggaGGAGTTTCATCTTGCTGctgtcgagtgcagacatgtttctctgtactgatatgagaggcagaaataaaagatgtaaatagttttctgtctgcttctttcccctccctgggggacaccaaaggggagagaggaagaacggtgtgttcctctcacacatctgagaagaatcgccgggacctcgcctgcttatcagcagagtggagacgcggggaggtcgacaggaatatctgccggtgcctacgctatggcacattcctctgacccgggcagaattccaaattgggagtgagagcttgtagaaccaacgttatgaaaggggaatatggtagggatgggggtggggggagtcccagaaagggggtaatgaaagtaaggtttcaaatgtattttatttctgttttatttttactttttgtattttggaaattttaataaatatgattaaaaaaaaaagtcttaacaAAACATCTTTAAACAATGAAAAGGCAACAATCATTTCATCTCCTACACCCTTTATTTTACACGACTgtaaattgtaaaaaataaataatgggtGTTTGCTATTTAGATCAATCCGTATAGCTCACTGagtagagcacgagacccttaatctcagggccgtcctttgagccccacgtagagcaaaagattcctgcaggggctggacttgaagacccttgtggtcccgtcTAACTCTTCCATGATTCTGTAATCTAAGGGCATTGCTTTCAAGTGAAATCATTCTCTGCGCACTCAAACACAGTTCAAACACATTCAAAGGTTTTAATAAAAAGTAATCTTTATTAAATAGTTTTCCAGATGAAATACATTGTTTCCGAGAGATTTGCATGGGGAAATCTTTTCGATTCCTCAAGAATAAggagcagtggggtgagggaggccagggccacatccacaccatttcatctgctatgaagccgctttaaacactcatggcttcttcccccaaagaatctgggagctatagtttgaaaagggtgcagagagttgttaggagaccccctgttcccctccaagagctacaattcccagcgttccctggcaaaaagggaactctacccctacccctgacgctaaccctaactccaACCCTAAAGCTAgctttaactagagctacaattcccagagttccctgacaagaagggaaccctaaccctaccccataactcttaactagagctacaattcccagagttccctgacaagaaaggaaccctaaccctaccccataactcttaactagagctacatttcccagagttccctgacaagaagggaaccctaaccctaaccaacaCTACCCCAACTCAACCCTACCCCTATCCAACTCCTAACCCTAAGTCTAAGCCTAAGccgcctaacaactctctgtccccttaaccacctacagttcccagaatccctgaggggaagccattcctGTTCAAAGCGTCTTCATAGCACTTCCAATGGACGGTgcgcctaatgtggcctaatgtttcctccctctttttcttctctctccccactgtcccatcacttgcaatgcagcaggtgtccgcctgcagtcttccttcaaagctccttctctcaggtaCGGCCATGGCCTTGTCCTTTGTTCGCTGCCAGTATTTCATGTTCATTTCTCCCatgtaaatagggacgtcctgcgcTTCTCTTCATGACTTTGATGGCTGGACTTGGgggaaacctcaccggctccggacatccctgtaaggcaaaggaaaagaggtgagtgggatggcccccATCCAACAGcgtccccccacactcctcctctgtttggctgcctgttaacaaacaaggcttccaaaccactttgcatccatctcagccagcgtagcctcacggcatccactagcctgaacGCAAACTCTTCCAATCaccacccaccagctgcagcctcgccaggtccattgccaggcatcaaccagcttcagagctgaatatCCGTCACCTTCAGGTAGcaatcccaccagcaagtaaactttgtacttgccttctccttgctccacagcatcccagcaccaggcgattgcctccttccgcttgtcAGCTTGCTGCCacggggcaggagaccaccagggcaGAGTGCCcccgagctgcccatttctctctggggagggcaactgccgaggcttgcgccttggcccacGTTTATACCTGCTCAGCTGCCAAATGTGTTTGTGGCATCACAGTCAACCCacagacaatggcagcagctggggaggcatcaccatcacaccctcagccctcacaatggggggcggggcgcagctcagcagccaaaacacccTCCCCCAAGGTGTGTCtatatctgtgaaggccacactGGACACccaagggggcaggagggggacatttttcagcccaggggctgcATTTCCCTCCACATAACACTAGTCAAATGCACCAATGAACAGAAcaatgaaagcaagccttatctTTGCTGTTCAAGGAATGGCATACAAAGTTAGCATCTCagtaaaaaagcactttttcaccaatcaatcaatcaatcaatcatttattgtatttgcCTAAAAGCCATTACagatccagttacaaaagcatcaaacccaaagacccaaactatagctcccatattCATTTGCTCTTCAGATATCTGGGCGCTCCTTTTTTCAGCTTGTCATAGTCTGCATTCACCGCATAAAACTGAAAGAGGGCAGCATGGTTAAGcgttatctccagcttggactactaccatgtgctctacgtggggctaccattgaaggtgactcggaagtgGCAGGAAAGGATCTCTAATCATTCAACTTGAATGGGCTTAAAAGCAATTTTGCAGGAAGAACCACAAGTCAATGGCAGAAACTCAGGGATCTATCCTGCTTATTCAGTCAGAGTTTAGAAGATTGAACTGGAGAGGAGAATGAAGCATCATagaaggaacccaagggtcatctagtccaaccccaaatgCTGTGATCACACACACCAGGCCTTCCAAAGCTGAAGCGTATTATTCCTCCCACCAaatgaccattattattattattattagcccatcTTCCATAGGTTTcagggatggggctgatgggagttggagtcccaacaatctCTGCTGGAcaccaggctccccatccctggcctatacGATAACCAGCATCATAACCCTAGTTAAGTATCTCCTACCATACCTTGTACTGGTCGTTGGGTCACAGCTTGTTGCAAGGCTCTGGGTTGCTCTTTTTGTCCCAGCCAGGCAGAGAAACATGACAAGAGGCAGACATCAAGGAGTACATCTTtggaataagaagaaaaacaaacagcataAAGTGTAACGCTCTGCCCAACTGTTGGCACATGGTTCCCACCAAATTTAACATTCATGGCCTCCTCAGTGCCACCAGAAGAGCACACTTCTTTCATAATGTGGGATGTAAAAAAAGGCCACCGTACCACAAGTATTTGTAAAAGCCCTTTAAAGCCAGTTAACACAGTTACCTAAATGCAAGGGCAGCTTCTCACTGCCTTGCACCAGAGACAGCGGCAAGTTTGTGAGGCAGTGCTGGACAGAACTCGATGCTGGCAACCCAATCCTACACTTTCTCCATGATAGGTTCCTGATAGACTTTGTGCTTTCTGCCCAGACAGTTCATTGGCTTTACTCTCTTCCCAAATACCCTTTTAGCTATGCTGTACCGCTCATTGCAATGCCTTGGATACAACTCGGCTGAGGAATGGCAATGCTTATATGGTTGGTTTTCTTACTCTAAAGCTAAGAAGCTGACGctcatgttttactgtggttttataatttgttttataactattattattattattattatactcccTCTGGAGCACAGATCTTCCTAAcatgagaagctgctgaatttctgcctgagaGGATATTAGCTCAGCACTAGGCCTTATTTAGTCTGTGCTGTCTTGCATTAAAAACCGACAGGGCAACTTGCTGCATAACAAGATGAGACAAGTTTTATATTTCACATTCATGTCGGAGGAAATCCCAAcatcaccccccaaaacatcGGGAGAACAGTACAACGAAACAATAAAATGAGGAGGAGCTCTTGTTTTTTCAGCTTCCCCCGATTCCTTGATTCTTTGGAACACTGCTTGTTGAAAATGTATAGCTTGCCTCAAaggcctttgcccccccccccccccagtcctgcaCCTTGGCGCCCCCCAGTTTGTTTGGCGCACCAGCGCGAGAGGCTGCAGCCTGGGAATTCCCTCGCCCTGCCCAATGGAAAGGCAATGGCCGGCCCCACCAGGGAAGCACAGGAACTCTGGGCTCGCTTTCGTTCGGCCCGCTTCTCGCTCGGTATTTGGGCCAGCCATAGAGGTGCCGAGGGGCAGAGCGCCCGAGCCAATGGCGCTGTCTTATTGACCGGAACTTCCGAGGTGAGCATGCGGTTGGCCGCTCTAGGCTTTCCCCGCCCCTTCTCTGTCGGCGGCGCCTGGACTTGTGAGGAGAAGCCGGAAGCCGCGGGACTCGGGGCGACTCGGGTCTCCGCCCCCCTCGCCTGCCTCCTCTCCATGGCACCGGGCAGCGGGGGACCCGCCAGTCCCCGGAGCCGCCTCCGCAGCGGGACAGCAGCAGCGGCGCCGGCGGAGCGGAGGCGGCGCCGAGGAGAGCGGTgacgccgccgctgccgctgcgcctccTCCGGCCCGGCCTGGGCGCCCTCCGCCATGGGCTCCCTCTTCCGCAGCGAGGCGATGTGCCTGGCGCAGCTCTTCCTCCAGGCGGGCTCGGCCTACGAGTGCCTCAGCGCCCTGGGCGAGCGCGGCCTCGCCCACTTCCGAGACGTGAGTTGAGGCGCCTGCATTTGGTGGCTCATGGAAGTTATACGCtgcttgattggggggggggcgtgccgaGAAGGaacccctcaaagcggtttacaaaaaaaacagaacaatgaaatgatcacctttttaaaaaacaactataaCTTTAAATTATACAGGAAGTTAAAGGCCAGCATAGAATCGAGACTAAAAGCCCCTACAGGCTTTCTAAACACCTGGGCAGGTTTGTCCAAGTAACAACTTCTTCCTCCATCAGGCCCCGAAGAGAATGCAGcttgtctggctgttaaccagttAGCGGTTCAAGCCCGCCTAGTGACAGCTGTGGATAGGATTTCTGCATTTTAGGAGGATGGACTAGGTGACCATTGTGGTCccttacaattctgtggttctgtgaaaggtgcctgcctgatatcaataggcagggagtttcagaGCTTTGGTGCCGCCATGATGTTTCTTGAACTTGGGtccctagctgttgttggactacaactcccattatccctgaccactgggcctgctagTTAGAGATGAAAGGACttggagtctagcaacagctaggaacccaagtttgagaaaggctgcaaaCGATTTGGTTTGTACAGTTGTGGAGCAGTCTTAAAAAGAAATCAGGCAGTCCTGTGAATAAGTGGAGAAGAGGTGTGCCCCTTACAGATGACACTGGAGGCTCCAGCTCctgtcagcctcagccagcatggccaaagccTGCAGATAGCCGTGAGTTGCCCAGAAATATTGGGAAGGCCACATACTGTAGAGATGGAGGGCAGGATTCAGCTCCTAGCTCAGCCTTCATGTGGGCTGATTGCCGTCTCTCAGGcttacttacctcacagggttgtagtggagcataggaagctgccttaaaccgagtcaaaccattggtccatcttgtgcAGTATTGtcatcactgactggcagcaactctctcttttttttttttaaaaaaaataatttttattaaccggccaatcaaatcaaattaaatcacatcacataaattccgaattacaaagccgaaggTTTCGGATAGGAACCTCTTCCCAcatcttgatcatcttggctgccgtcctctgcacacgttccaacttgtcaatatccttcttaaattaaattcttaaattgtggtgcccagaattggacacagtaatCCAGGTGTGCtgtgaccaaggcaaaatagagtgggactattacttcccttgatctgaacactagactttggttgatgcagcctagaatagtctAGAATAGCtgcagcatcacactgttgattcctGTACTACAGGCCAgccattttatatttgtgcagctggttctttctgcctaagtgTTGAAACTTATATTTGTCCCCATTAAAATTCATTATTTAAATTTtggtccagttctccaatcttgTTAAGGTCACCTtcaatcccaattctgtcttcagcGGCAtttgctacccctcccagtttggtgtcatctgcaaataataatattaataataatttattatttctacactgcccatct includes:
- the LOC114586166 gene encoding uncharacterized protein LOC114586166 isoform X1, whose translation is MAEGAQAGPEEAQRQRRRHRSPRRRLRSAGAAAAVPLRRRLRGLAGPPLPGAMERRQARGAETRVAPSPAASGFSSQVQAPPTEKGRGKPRAANRMLTSEVPVNKTAPLARALCPSAPLWLAQIPSEKRAERKRAQSSCASLMYSLMSASCHVSLPGWDKKSNPEPCNKL